The genomic region TGTCTTTAGAATAAATCTCTAAGCGTTCGTCATCGTCTCGCACGCTCGCGGTGATCGTGCCTACGCTATAACCTAAGAATTGATACAACGGCTCCATTTCTTTAGAATCCCTATGGGCTAAGTAATCATTGACCGTTACCACATACACGCTTTCACCTTTCATAGCGTTCAAAGCCACCGCTAAAGTAGCGACTAAAGTCTTACCCTCCCCGGTTTTCATTTCAGCGATCTTGCCATCGTTTAAAACCATGCCCCCAATGAGTTGCACGTCAAAATGGCGCATCTTTAAGATCCTTTTGCTCGCTTCTCTAGTGATAGCAAAGCTTTCTGGTAAAACTTCTAAAAGGGTTTTTTCTTGCAAATCTTTTTCTACGGATCGCACGCGATTTTTTAATTCTTCAAAAGCGTTTTGTAATTCAACATCGCTCATTTTTTCATAAGTAGGCTCTAAGGCGTTGATAGTTAGGACTTGTTTTTTGTATTGTTTGATCCAGCGATCGTTTCTGGTGCCAATGATTTTTCCAATGATTGCTTTTATCATGGTAGTAGTAACCTTTTAAGAGTGCTTCAATCCCATTTATTTGATTAAAGCGTCAGTTTTTAATCCCATTTTAGCATGGATAAAATAAAAGTCATGTAAAATAAAGGGTTTTATTAAAGATGAGAGTTTGTTTTAAGGTTTGAATAATGAAAGCTTTTTTAAAAATTGTAATGGTTTTGGTTTTTATAGGCGTTGCTTGCGCTAAAAATCCTCCAGCCCTTTCTAAAGAAGAAGAGATTTTACAACATTTGCAAAGTTTTAGCGCGAGTTTCAAGCAAGTGTTAAAAAATGAAAAGCCCTTAGTTTATTATGGGGTTTTAAAGGCTAAAGCCCCTAATTGGGCTTTATGGGTTTATGAAAAGCCTTTAAAAAAAGAAATTTACATGAACGATAAGGAAGTGGTGGTTTATGAGCCTAATTTATTCCAAGCGACTATCACGCCCTTAAAAGACAAGACGGATTTTTTCACCATTCTCAAGCGGCTAAAAAAGCAGGCTGACGGATCTTTTAAAACGATTATCAACAAAACCACTTATCGTTTGGTTTTTAAAGACGGCAAGCCTTTTTCGCTGGAATTTAAAGATGGAATGAATAATCTTGTAACGATCACTTTTTCTCAAGCAGAAATCAACCCCACCATTGCTGATGAAATCTTTGTTTTTAAGCCTAAAGATGAAAATATTGATATTGTGCACCAGTGATTTTTGATGATTCATTGCGTTTTGTTAGCAAAAGTTAGCTAAAATAGACAAGCTTTTGAAATCATGGGGCTGACTTGGATTTCGACAGATTTCTTGTCGCACAGATAGCATGCCAAGCACTGCTTGTAAAACAGCAACAAAAATAACTGTAAACAACGCAGATTACGCTCCAGCTTACGCTAAAGCCGCGTGAGTTAATCTCCTTTTGGAGCTGGACTGATTAGAATTTCTAGCGTTTTAATCACTCCATAACCTTAAGCTAGACGCTTTTAAAAGGTGGTTCGCCTTTTAAACTAAGAAACAAGAACTCTTGAAACTACCTCAAGGTTTTAGAAAGTTGGACCAGAGCTAGTTTTAAGGCTAAAAAGCTAACCAATTTTCTAAGCATTGTAGAAGTTTGTGTTTAGGACAAGATTTTTGGACTGGGGTTCGATTCCCCACAGCTCCACCATATTAAAAAGTATCATTTTTATAGCGTATTGAAGGAAGGTAAATGCAGAAGTTTTTCTCTCGTTTTAGAAGGTGGGCGTTGCCCTTTTATTTTGTGAGCGCTTTAGCAGCGATTGATATTGATGAAGTGACAGAAGCTCAAGCTAACAGCGTGAAATTAAGCGATCAGTTAGTGAGCCTGAGCGATAAGCTTTTAGAAAAAGCGGTGGATAGGGGGCACAATACCGATCACTTAAAAGATCTTAGCGATTTGCATGAAAAAATCAAACATTTGCGCTTGATTTTAGAGCCTAAGCCTAAGGACAAAGAAAATAACCCTAACTTAAAAGATCATCAAGGCTCTGAAACGATTGAAATCGGCGAAGCGGTTAAGAAGGCTTTAGGCGAGCCGGTATTCCCCCAAGACGCGCTAGACGCCGCTTTGCAAATTGACAAACAGCTAGATTCCTTCAAGCAAGACAATTTGGTTGATGTTAAGCCCTTAAAAGATGTTTTAGCCCAGCTAGAAGCCGAATTGAGAAAAGCCATTAATTTCCAAAAGCAATGGCTCAATTCTACCAAGCCTAATTGATAGGGTTTAAAAAAAGAACTTCACGCTAGCTATAAGGTTGCTCCTGTCTTGCGCATCAGCCTTAAAGGCTTTGTTGAAAGGGCCGATAAGATCGTCTAATTTATAGCCGTTGTGCATGGTGACCACATAGTATTCTAAATTCACATCAACGCTGAAAAAAGAACCCCATTTATAACCCAAGTTCAAGTTAATGGATCTTTCGCTCGCTCTGGTGGCATAAGTGTATCTGCCTAAAATACCCCATAAAAATTTCTTATACACCCCCCACCAAAGACATATCCAGAAACAGCGTCTGCGGTAATAGCGTTACTAAAAAACCCACCATAAACGCTGTTATTTCTTATATCAAAAGGGATCGGGTTACCATACCAGCCAATCCTTGCATTAGCGTTGCCAAAAGTTTGATAATAACCAAAGCCAAAGTTAAATTCGTTGTAGTCAAAGCGTTGGTGGATTAAAAGCGATGAACCCCACTCGCCAATCTTAGAGTTACGCCAATACACATCGTATAAATCTTTAGCATAAACAGGGAAAATCACATTGATAAGGGTTTGAGATCGTAACCCTAAACCTTTAAATTTTGGGTTGCTATCAATATGGATTTTAATCCCGGGCGCTCCGTAAGTTTTAGGTGAAAAATAAAAAAAGGGCGTGGCTTTAACATGCTTGCTAGAAAAATAAAGTTGCACCGCATGGATGCCGTCATTAACATCTTTTCTGTTATCTTCAGTCACAATAGGGGCATACCAATCTCGTATCCATTGCCCCACAGCCAACGCCCTCCCAAAAGAGCTGAACCATTTTAACGCCACCTTAGGTTTGATTTTATATTCTACTTCAAAACCCTCTGTATAACCGCTCATAAAATCCATGTTAGAGAGGTAACGCCCTAATTTTAAGTGGAATTTATCGCCATAAGAATAAAACAAATAGGAATTATACAGCACATAATTACGAGTGTGAGCGTCAGATTCTATGCGAGAGTCTTTCCAAGGAGCGTTGCCTAAATACCCCCACCAACGCCCCATCATGAAAAAAAGTTCTGAGCCATAGATTTGATGCGTGGCTTGGTCTATGAGCGCTTTTGTGGAATCGTAAGCGAGCGCTCCTAAAATCCCGCCAACGCCTATTTTTAGGCTGTGTTTTTCAATGTTTTTAGGGAGCAGATTGGAATCAACTTGAAGCTTGATTGTGGTGGTTACAAAAGTGGCTGTAGGGAAAATGCCTTCTTTGGAATTGAGTTTGGAATGGTTAAACCCCACTTTAGAAACGGATTCCGCTACCCCGCTAAACTTATAATCAAAAGCCAACAAAGGGCTTTGATTGTAAAGAATGGAAACAAACAATAAGGGTAATTTTTGAAATTTTAACACAGAATAACCTTTGTTTAATTTTCCCTCGCATCATATTCCAATTTTATTAAAAAACCCATTAAAAATAAAAGTATTCAAATAATTATCTAAATATTATTCTTTTTTTATTTCGCTTTCGTTTTTCACTGGCTCAAAAGAATACCCTAAAGCCTGATAAATTTGATTGTGGTAACGGACTTGATTGTCTTCTAAACTCTCTTGAAAAGACTTTTTAAAATGCGGATCCAGTGTGTTTAAAAACACCTCTAGCCCAATTGCACTGGAATAATTCACCCAATCATGCCTTAAATCGCTCTCTAATAAGGAAGCGTATTCTATCAGCGTTTCATCGTTATTTTGCAAGGCATTGACGATGAATAAATCCTTTCTGTCTTTAGGCTGGGTGAGTAAGAGTAAAGAGGGGTTGAAATTGATTTGTGTGGAAAGGATTTTAAGGGGCTTATACTCTAAAAGCCCTATTTGAGAAAGGATTAGGCCGCTTTTAGTGGTAGGGGTGTTTAAAATCAAAATAGAATTTTTAAAAAACGCATCGTTTTTTCTAAAATTTTTAGAAAAACTCGTGGCTTGCTTGTAAGAAATATTTTCTTGGTGTTTGACTTCAATGCTTAAAGACTCCGTGATTTGCCTCAAGCGTTCGCCTATCAGGCCATCGTCATCGTATTCAATCACGGGCGAATTAGGGCTAATGAAAGCCGTGAGCATGCCCAATTGCTCTTTATAGTCAATCCCCCCAAAATACAAACGCTCGCTTAAAGAAGGCTCGGTATGATTTGCTAATTGCGTTTTATTCACGGTAGGCACATAAGTAGGGGTGCTGATGGTGGTGTTTTGGAGCAAATTTTCCACGCCCTCTTTAGTCAATAAGGCTATCACAAAAGGGAATTTTTCTTTTTCAATTTCTTTATAGGTTTGCTCTAATTTTTCAGGGCTTTCTTCATCGCTGTCAAAGACTTGGATATTGAAATCGTTGTTTCTGGTATTCAAATACGCTAAAAGGGTGTTCATCACCGAAATCGCATAACGCCCCACCACCTTTTTAGGCAGTAAAACCGCTAATTCAATCTTAGGCTCATAGCTTTCTTTAGTTGGGGTTTGAGAAGCGATAAATGCGGGGTTGAGTTTGTTTAAGATGTCCTTGTAATAAGTTTTAAGGCTCTCATCTTGATTATTGTTATCGTATTGGGATACAAAAGAAAAGATTTGATTTTGCAGCATCAAGTCTTTCAAGCATTCCAAAGAGCAAGGCTCTGTCTTAATGATTTGCTGGTGTGCTGGAGGCAGTGGGGAAAACAGATAGCTTTTAGCGTTCAAGCTTATCGCGCAAAAAGTGGAAACAATCAGCGCAAGGCGTTTGAAAAATCTTTTTCTTAAGGCGTATGGCATTTTTTAATATCTTTTAAACTGAATTTCCTAAAACCTTATTATAGGACATTTAGCCCTAACAAGGGGATTAATTTTACCCCTACAATCCAACAAGAGGACTTTTTTCAAGGCGTGTGGGATCAAACGCGCTTTTAAACACTCAAACCCTATGAAATCCCTATTATAAGGGCACAAAGCGAGAACCAAACCCCCTAACTTTAATTTTTCAACCATATTTTTCAACCATTAAAGGATTGCATCAAAGGAACAAATGGTGCATGCTTTCATGCTTTGATGATCCTCTAGCGCCAATTATAGATATAAGGCCTTAAACTGATGCAGTAATCTCTAGTGCTTAATATATCCTTACGCATGTCCCCTAATTGCCCAGATAACACTTCTTGCACTTTTCTTAATTGGTTAATCTCCGTGTTTTGCGCGCTGATGATTTTTTTTAAATCCCTTATCTCGTTAATCAAATCCGCATTACTGATCGCTTTATTAGCTTGCGTTGAATCTGCGCTTAAAAAAGCCAACGCTGCACACCAACTCACAACGATTTTTTCATCGCCACTCTCCCTTTTTATCCTCTCTCAACACTCAGCCATAGCTAAATAAAAGGGATCGCCCCTTTTAATGAAAACAAAACTAGAGCCTGAAATTCTCCATTAAGTTAAAGTTCATATAGCGATAGATCTTGTCTTTTTGGCTCTCTAGCTTTTCGCTCACTAAATTCATGTATTCTTCTTTAGTGGGGATTCTCCCTAGTAAAGCACACGCCGCCCCAAGCTCCGCGCTGCCTAAATACACTTTAGCCCCTCTACCCATACGATTATCAAAATTCCGTGTGGAAGTGGAAAAGACGACCGCATTATCCCTAACTCTCGCTTGATTGCCCATGCACAAGCTACAGCCTGGGACTTCAGTCCTTGCCCCAGCAGCCCCAAAAATCGCATAATAGCCCTCATTAATCAGCTCTTGCTCATCCATTTTACTGGGTGGCACTACCCAAAGACGTGCTTGACTGGGAGGAGCGTTTTTAACGATTTCGCCAAAGGCTCTAAAATGCCCGATATTCGTCATGCAAGAGCCAATAAACACTTCATCAATAGCGTGCGGTCTTTTGCCGGTCGTATCCGCTAAAACTTCGCTCAAAGTGGCGACATCATCAGGGTCATTAGGGCATGCCAAAATAGGCTCCGTGATTTCTGCCACATCAATTTCAATGACAGCGGCGTATTGAGCGTTACTATCTGGCTCTAACAACACCGGATTATCCACCCAAGCTTGCATCGCATCTCGGCGTTTTTTCAAAGTCTCTTTATCTTCATAACCGCTCGCAATCATCTCATCAATGAGCTTGATATTGGATTTCAAGTATTCAATCATCGGCTCTTTATTCAAACGCACCACGCAAGCCGCCGCACTCCTTTCTGCGCTCGCATCGCTTAGTTCAAAAGCCTGCTCCATTTTAATATCAGGCAAGCCTTCAATTTCTAAAATACGCCCGTTAAAGACATTGATTTTACCCTTTTTCTCCACCGTGAGTAACCCTTTTTTAATGGCATAATAAGGGATTGCATTCACTAAATCCCTTAAGGTGATCCCAGGATTCATTTCCCCTTTAAAACGCACTAACACGGATTCTGGCATGTTCAATGGCATCGTGCCTGTAACTGCTGCAAAAGCGACTAGCCCGCTCCCTGCCGGGAAACTAATGCCTAAAGGGAAACGAGTATGGCTATCCCCCCTGTGCCTAAAGTGTCAGGCAATCCCATGCGGTTCAGCCATGTATGGATCACGCCATCGCCCGGATGCAACGCCACACCGCCTCTTTGAGTGATGAAGCTAGGCAAGGTTGCATGCAAACTCACATCGCTAGGTTTTGGGTAAGCAGCGGTATGGCAAAAACTCTGCAACACAAAAGGCGCATCAAATTTCAAACTCGCTAATTCTTTAATCTCATCTCTAGTCATCGCCCCTGTGGTGTCTTGACTGCCCACGGTGGTAACCTTTGGCTCACAATAAGCACCAGGTAAGATCCCTTTTACCCCACAAGCATGCCCTACAATTTTTTGGGCTAAAGTGTAGCCTTTAGCGTCGCTTTTAGGAGCGGCCGGCTTTTTAAACGCTTCCGATTCGCCTAGCCCTAAAAATTTACGTGCTTTATTCGTCAAACCCCTGCCAATGATTAAAGGGATACGCCCAGAAGCCCTGACTTCATCTAACAAAGTTTCAGGCTCTAATTTAAAAGTGCTAACCACTTTATCGTTCAGCGTGATTTCGCCTTTATAAGGATAGATTTTAATCAAATCGCCCTCTTTTAAATCCTTAACATCAGCCACAATGGGTAACGCCCCGCTATCTTCACAAGTCGCAAAGAAAATCGGAGCGATCACCCCCCCAATCACAATGCCCCCACTCCTTTTATTAGGCACAAAAGGAATGTCCTTG from Helicobacter pylori harbors:
- the lolA gene encoding outer membrane lipoprotein chaperone LolA: MKAFLKIVMVLVFIGVACAKNPPALSKEEEILQHLQSFSASFKQVLKNEKPLVYYGVLKAKAPNWALWVYEKPLKKEIYMNDKEVVVYEPNLFQATITPLKDKTDFFTILKRLKKQADGSFKTIINKTTYRLVFKDGKPFSLEFKDGMNNLVTITFSQAEINPTIADEIFVFKPKDENIDIVHQ
- a CDS encoding outer membrane family protein, which encodes MLKFQKLPLLFVSILYNQSPLLAFDYKFSGVAESVSKVGFNHSKLNSKEGIFPTATFVTTTIKLQVDSNLLPKNIEKHSLKIGVGGILGALAYDSTKALIDQATHQIYGSELFFMMGRWWGYLGNAPWKDSRIESDAHTRNYVLYNSYLFYSYGDKFHLKLGRYLSNMDFMSGYTEGFEVEYKIKPKVALKWFSSFGRALAVGQWIRDWYAPIVTEDNRKDVNDGIHAVQLYFSSKHVKATPFFYFSPKTYGAPGIKIHIDSNPKFKGLGLRSQTLINVIFPVYAKDLYDVYWRNSKIGEWGSSLLIHQRFDYNEFNFGFGYYQTFGNANARIGWYGNPIPFDIRNNSVYGGFFSNAITADAVSGYVFGGGCIRNFYGVF
- a CDS encoding IS701 family transposase — encoded protein: MPYALRKRFFKRLALIVSTFCAISLNAKSYLFSPLPPAHQQIIKTEPCSLECLKDLMLQNQIFSFVSQYDNNNQDESLKTYYKDILNKLNPAFIASQTPTKESYEPKIELAVLLPKKVVGRYAISVMNTLLAYLNTRNNDFNIQVFDSDEESPEKLEQTYKEIEKEKFPFVIALLTKEGVENLLQNTTISTPTYVPTVNKTQLANHTEPSLSERLYFGGIDYKEQLGMLTAFISPNSPVIEYDDDGLIGERLRQITESLSIEVKHQENISYKQATSFSKNFRKNDAFFKNSILILNTPTTKSGLILSQIGLLEYKPLKILSTQINFNPSLLLLTQPKDRKDLFIVNALQNNDETLIEYASLLESDLRHDWVNYSSAIGLEVFLNTLDPHFKKSFQESLEDNQVRYHNQIYQALGYSFEPVKNESEIKKE